A window from Neobacillus sp. PS3-40 encodes these proteins:
- a CDS encoding Crp/Fnr family transcriptional regulator, translating into MQSLKEVSTELHELFEMVHHIRKMEKGTFLFQEGAIANELYIVQSGILQVSKIIPDGRELTLRMCKKGDLIGEIDIFCPSQKYLLSGRVAESGEVAVIMKDVLEEKLSKNLPLSLVYMKWMSQQYRKTQTKFRDLVLHGKKGALYSTLIRISNSYGIMKTDGIMIRLPLTNQELANFCGTSREVVNRLLSDLRKANIISIDKGTITIHDIDYLRNEIDCERCPVEICRIN; encoded by the coding sequence ATGCAGTCATTGAAGGAAGTTTCAACTGAATTACATGAACTATTTGAAATGGTTCATCATATAAGAAAAATGGAAAAAGGTACTTTTCTATTTCAAGAAGGAGCTATCGCCAATGAATTGTACATTGTTCAGAGCGGAATCCTTCAAGTAAGTAAAATTATTCCTGACGGTAGAGAGCTTACCTTAAGGATGTGCAAAAAAGGCGATTTAATTGGAGAAATCGACATATTTTGTCCTTCTCAAAAGTATTTATTAAGTGGACGCGTCGCTGAGAGCGGGGAAGTAGCCGTTATTATGAAAGATGTTTTAGAGGAAAAGCTTTCTAAAAATCTTCCTCTTTCACTTGTGTACATGAAGTGGATGAGTCAGCAATATCGGAAAACACAAACGAAATTCCGAGATTTAGTCCTTCACGGAAAAAAAGGGGCTTTATACTCCACTTTAATTAGAATCTCAAATAGCTATGGAATAATGAAAACAGATGGAATCATGATTCGCCTCCCCTTAACAAACCAAGAACTGGCAAACTTTTGCGGAACATCTCGAGAAGTTGTAAATCGTCTTCTTAGTGATTTACGTAAAGCTAATATCATCTCCATTGATAAAGGGACTATAACAATACACGACATCGATTACTTAAGAAACGAAATAGACTGTGAAAGATGCCCCGTTGAAATTTGCAGGATAAATTAA
- a CDS encoding YjzC family protein: protein MGQNRQFQPGQKAPNNGIYIEIGETGSNVNNPQKLKLKAGDSFPETSNQNRHWTYLRKP from the coding sequence ATGGGACAAAATCGTCAGTTCCAACCAGGACAAAAAGCACCCAATAATGGTATATACATTGAAATTGGTGAAACAGGGAGTAATGTGAATAATCCGCAAAAGTTAAAACTTAAGGCGGGGGATTCATTTCCTGAAACATCAAACCAAAATAGGCATTGGACATATTTAAGAAAACCTTAA
- a CDS encoding YjzD family protein: MRYFWTFFWAFLLVQMLTYVVSSMVGTTYNFETGAILAVVVTIMVYVVSAIIPNEPVEKH; this comes from the coding sequence GTGCGATACTTTTGGACTTTTTTCTGGGCTTTTCTTCTTGTACAAATGTTGACCTACGTTGTTAGTTCAATGGTTGGCACTACTTACAATTTTGAAACCGGTGCCATATTGGCTGTTGTTGTTACTATAATGGTGTATGTTGTTTCAGCAATCATTCCTAATGAACCAGTTGAAAAACATTAA
- a CDS encoding hydrolase — protein MENRNFRLGTEWNIIHYPEKPTGFGILIIGDERHFVDESKSFWLQNESKLSIIKMLKESGYTIFSSNLYGKNWGSEKAVELAQSLYQHMIRSEIINGKIHIIAEGMGALVAVKLLEKLTGQLRSIVFLNPILSLKQHLQQEKENKFFYKKLTRELEFAYQKDLDQLEKELVSIEKICPFDYGIPIKMIYVLSDTRSFSQSNLYQKLVKNEINTSYILLEKKQQLGAMIVNFFKNYEQVL, from the coding sequence ATGGAGAACCGGAATTTTCGATTGGGTACTGAGTGGAATATCATCCATTACCCTGAAAAACCAACAGGTTTTGGCATCTTAATTATTGGAGATGAAAGACATTTCGTAGATGAAAGTAAAAGTTTCTGGCTACAGAACGAAAGCAAGCTTTCCATTATAAAGATGCTAAAGGAATCAGGGTACACAATTTTTTCCTCTAATCTTTACGGGAAAAACTGGGGAAGTGAGAAAGCAGTCGAATTAGCCCAAAGCCTTTATCAGCATATGATAAGAAGTGAAATCATTAATGGAAAGATTCACATCATTGCTGAAGGAATGGGGGCTTTAGTTGCTGTTAAGCTTCTTGAAAAATTAACAGGGCAGCTGAGGTCAATTGTTTTTCTAAATCCAATCCTGTCCTTAAAGCAACACCTCCAACAGGAAAAAGAGAATAAATTTTTTTACAAAAAGCTTACGAGAGAGTTGGAATTTGCGTACCAAAAGGATCTTGACCAGTTAGAAAAAGAATTAGTTTCGATTGAAAAGATCTGCCCATTTGATTATGGGATTCCGATAAAAATGATTTATGTTTTGTCTGATACGAGATCATTTAGTCAATCAAATCTATATCAAAAATTAGTAAAGAATGAGATTAATACCAGCTACATTCTTCTTGAGAAGAAACAACAATTAGGGGCAATGATAGTGAATTTTTTTAAGAACTATGAGCAGGTTCTGTAA
- a CDS encoding ComZ family protein, translating to MNNQEQSLQFMQIALKYLPQAKEQLDKAGVELSFDIIQPFMDLFSKVMQEAYELGKNDALKELTKE from the coding sequence ATGAATAATCAAGAACAATCACTACAATTTATGCAGATTGCCTTAAAATATTTGCCGCAAGCAAAAGAACAGTTGGATAAAGCAGGGGTCGAATTATCATTTGATATTATTCAGCCATTTATGGATTTGTTTTCAAAAGTTATGCAGGAAGCTTACGAGCTAGGTAAGAATGATGCACTTAAGGAATTGACAAAGGAATAA